One segment of Aquimarina sp. BL5 DNA contains the following:
- a CDS encoding RNA polymerase sigma factor, with the protein MQITEKDQLKQLVTGDTKLIQDLYRKEFPKIRSFVLANNGDIADAEDVFQKALMQLIARYKVKPFVIESSFSAYFYIVCRNLWRRELNKQKRIVTNDEVMEHSKEAEDMTMATLEQEKWELFQEKLTELSDNCKQLLQLFFQKVPYKDIMEKLGYNTDNVVRQRIFNCKSQLTKLIKSDTRYNQIKEL; encoded by the coding sequence ATGCAGATAACTGAAAAAGATCAACTTAAACAGCTTGTTACGGGGGATACGAAGCTTATACAAGACCTCTATAGAAAAGAGTTTCCTAAAATAAGAAGTTTTGTCCTTGCTAATAATGGAGATATTGCAGATGCAGAGGATGTTTTTCAGAAAGCGTTGATGCAATTAATCGCCAGATATAAGGTAAAACCCTTTGTGATAGAAAGCTCTTTTAGTGCTTATTTCTATATAGTTTGTAGAAATTTATGGCGTAGAGAGCTAAATAAACAAAAAAGGATAGTAACAAATGATGAGGTTATGGAACACTCTAAAGAAGCAGAAGACATGACCATGGCAACTTTAGAACAAGAAAAGTGGGAGCTGTTTCAAGAGAAATTAACCGAACTGTCTGATAATTGTAAGCAATTATTACAATTGTTTTTTCAGAAAGTACCTTATAAAGATATCATGGAAAAACTAGGATATAATACAGATAATGTAGTGAGACAACGTATTTTTAATTGTAAATCACAATTAACTAAATTGATAAAAAGCGATACCCGATATAATCAAATAAAAGAATTATGA